The following are encoded in a window of Pseudoalteromonas sp. MM1 genomic DNA:
- a CDS encoding alpha/beta hydrolase gives MQPFEIKTRNITFRGLQKGTGDELVIALHGWLDNCNSFAPMLDKANPEHTWYCVDFAGHGLSDWRAHDAQYYFVDYIDDVYQLIKSLGAKKVHLVGHSMGAMVAGLFASCFSEYVHSVTFIEGIGCVTTPSNEVCEQLKGAVLNRERAYNKKKRVYKSQSAIIEARANKTDLKNELITLLMSRNIKQTELGYELTTDPKLKNHSGFRFDEAQCIGAIKQLIAPSQLILGNQGYSFVKQNLEKYISYYNNLKVINVDGGHHCHMQSSGLCFEHIQAFMLQNGAC, from the coding sequence TTGCAGCCATTTGAAATAAAAACAAGAAATATAACATTCCGTGGCTTACAAAAAGGCACTGGCGATGAGCTAGTTATAGCCTTACATGGATGGCTAGATAACTGTAATAGTTTTGCGCCTATGCTGGATAAGGCCAATCCTGAGCATACTTGGTATTGTGTTGACTTTGCTGGGCATGGGTTATCTGATTGGCGTGCACATGACGCTCAATATTATTTTGTTGATTATATTGACGATGTGTACCAACTTATAAAGAGCTTAGGGGCAAAAAAGGTACATTTAGTTGGCCATTCAATGGGCGCAATGGTGGCTGGTTTATTTGCTAGTTGCTTTAGTGAGTATGTACATTCTGTTACCTTTATTGAAGGGATCGGCTGTGTTACAACCCCCAGTAATGAGGTATGTGAGCAATTAAAAGGGGCGGTACTTAATAGAGAGCGTGCCTACAATAAAAAAAAGCGCGTTTATAAATCGCAATCAGCTATTATCGAAGCGCGTGCAAATAAAACAGATTTAAAAAACGAACTGATCACTTTGTTGATGAGTCGTAATATTAAGCAAACTGAACTAGGGTATGAGTTAACAACAGACCCTAAGCTTAAAAATCACTCAGGTTTTAGGTTTGATGAAGCGCAATGTATTGGTGCAATAAAACAATTAATTGCACCAAGCCAATTAATTTTAGGTAACCAAGGTTATTCGTTTGTAAAACAAAACTTGGAGAAGTATATTAGTTATTACAACAACTTAAAGGTAATTAATGTAGATGGCGGGCATCATTGCCATATGCAAAGCAGTGGGTTATGTTTTGAGCATATTCAAGCCTTTATGCTGCAAAATGGTGCATGTTAA
- the fadD gene encoding long-chain-fatty-acid--CoA ligase FadD, with product MEKIWLKRYPEGMPETIDPEHYNSLLEVFEKSFTDYKDLPAFTNMGKTLSYNEIDSATQRVASYIQNDLGLKKGDKVAVMMPNLLQTPIAILGILRAGCVVVNVNPLYTVRELEHQLKDSDASAIFILANFADTLEKALAKTDVKHIVVTQVGDMVGGFKKHIVNFVVKYVKKMVPSYNLPNTIKFSDVLAGDPAKYARPEMQLSDLAFLQYTGGTTGVSKGAMLSHGNMVGNLEQVSGCLDKVLDRGTEVVVTALPLYHIFALTANCLTFMKYGGLNVLITNPRDMPAFVKELNQHKFTAITGVNTLFNGLLNTPGFAELDFSHLKMSLGGGMAVQRPVAEKWQTVTSSKLMEGYGLTECAPLVTVSPYDLEAYNGSIGLPAPNTEIKLMLENGEEAAKGEPGELWVKGPQVMQGYYNRPDATAECLQDGWFATGDIATYDDEGFFYIVDRKKDMIIVSGFNVFPNEIEEVVAMHDGVLEVAAIGVPHDVSGEQVKVFVVKKDPSLTEKDIINHCRDNLTNYKVPKLVEFKDELPKTNVGKILRRALKD from the coding sequence GTGGAAAAAATCTGGCTTAAGCGCTACCCAGAAGGTATGCCTGAAACAATCGATCCTGAGCATTACAACTCGTTACTCGAAGTGTTCGAAAAAAGTTTTACCGATTATAAAGATTTACCTGCATTTACGAATATGGGTAAAACATTATCGTATAATGAAATAGATTCAGCTACACAACGTGTTGCTTCGTATATTCAAAATGATTTAGGTCTTAAAAAAGGTGACAAAGTTGCCGTAATGATGCCTAACTTATTACAAACGCCTATCGCTATTTTGGGTATCTTGCGGGCGGGCTGTGTAGTGGTTAACGTAAATCCACTTTACACAGTACGAGAGCTTGAGCATCAATTAAAAGACTCTGACGCGTCGGCTATTTTTATATTGGCTAATTTTGCAGATACACTTGAAAAAGCACTTGCAAAAACCGATGTAAAACACATTGTTGTTACCCAAGTGGGCGACATGGTGGGTGGTTTTAAAAAGCATATCGTTAATTTTGTAGTTAAATACGTAAAAAAAATGGTACCTAGCTACAACCTGCCAAATACAATTAAGTTTTCGGATGTGCTAGCAGGTGACCCTGCAAAGTATGCACGTCCAGAAATGCAATTATCTGACTTAGCTTTCTTACAGTACACAGGTGGCACTACCGGTGTGTCTAAAGGTGCAATGCTTAGCCATGGTAATATGGTTGGTAACCTTGAGCAGGTGTCGGGTTGTTTAGATAAGGTTTTAGACCGAGGTACTGAAGTAGTTGTTACTGCTTTACCGCTTTATCATATATTTGCGTTAACAGCTAACTGCTTAACGTTTATGAAGTACGGTGGTTTGAATGTATTAATTACAAACCCACGTGACATGCCAGCATTTGTAAAAGAGCTTAATCAGCATAAATTTACTGCTATTACCGGTGTAAACACTTTGTTTAACGGGCTACTTAATACACCAGGGTTTGCAGAGCTTGATTTTAGTCATTTAAAAATGTCATTAGGTGGCGGCATGGCCGTGCAACGCCCTGTAGCTGAAAAATGGCAAACAGTGACTAGCTCTAAATTGATGGAAGGTTACGGATTAACTGAGTGTGCGCCACTTGTAACTGTAAGCCCTTACGATTTAGAAGCTTACAATGGCTCTATTGGTTTACCTGCTCCAAACACCGAAATAAAGCTAATGCTTGAAAACGGTGAAGAAGCGGCAAAAGGTGAACCCGGCGAACTTTGGGTTAAAGGCCCACAAGTTATGCAAGGTTACTATAATCGTCCAGATGCAACCGCAGAATGTTTACAAGATGGCTGGTTTGCTACCGGCGATATTGCCACGTATGACGATGAAGGTTTCTTCTATATTGTTGACCGCAAAAAAGACATGATCATTGTATCGGGCTTTAATGTGTTCCCAAATGAAATAGAAGAAGTGGTTGCCATGCACGATGGCGTACTAGAAGTTGCGGCTATTGGTGTTCCGCACGATGTAAGTGGTGAACAAGTTAAAGTTTTTGTTGTTAAAAAAGACCCTTCTTTAACTGAAAAAGATATAATAAATCACTGTCGTGATAATTTAACTAATTATAAGGTGCCTAAACTCGTTGAGTTTAAGGATGAGTTACCTAAAACAAATGTAGGTAAAATTCTCAGAAGAGCCCTAAAAGATTAG
- the rnd gene encoding ribonuclease D, whose protein sequence is MQYQLIETQNQLNTFVEQIKNKPILAIDTEFMRRRTLYPEVALIQVYDGEHLALIDPLAELSLFEFWQILKNPAVLKVLHSPSEDIEVFQKYAGFVPAPLFDTQFALQLLGEGNCVGFALMVKELLGIEIDKSESRTNWLQRPLTKKQLDYAAADTFHLLPCFELIIERINKAELFDIVINESELIANKRAFQTPDELLYKDIKNAWQLKPHELAVLKELAVWRRNKAIRKNLALNFVLKEHNMTEIAKRGPSSLNTLRQIPGVESMEVNRSGVEILKCIEKAKALAVDEHPPVLKRLIDFPAYKKVAKDIKQKITKVAKEQGIPEDVMASKKQINQLISWNWKLTDEQKVNHIKPDLLNSWRYGFVKDALKEWDN, encoded by the coding sequence GTGCAATACCAATTGATCGAAACACAAAATCAACTCAATACCTTTGTTGAGCAAATAAAAAACAAGCCTATTTTAGCCATAGACACAGAGTTTATGCGCCGCCGTACTTTGTACCCTGAAGTTGCACTTATTCAAGTATATGATGGCGAGCATCTCGCTCTAATAGACCCGCTTGCCGAACTTTCGTTATTTGAATTTTGGCAAATATTAAAAAATCCTGCAGTACTAAAAGTGTTGCATTCGCCTTCAGAAGATATTGAAGTATTTCAAAAATATGCAGGCTTCGTACCTGCTCCCTTGTTTGATACACAATTTGCTCTTCAGCTTTTAGGCGAAGGCAACTGTGTGGGCTTTGCGCTAATGGTAAAAGAGCTATTAGGCATAGAGATAGACAAAAGTGAATCGCGAACTAATTGGTTACAGCGCCCATTAACTAAAAAGCAGCTCGATTACGCAGCCGCTGATACGTTCCATTTACTGCCTTGTTTTGAACTAATAATTGAGCGTATCAATAAAGCTGAGTTATTTGATATTGTAATAAATGAGAGCGAGTTAATTGCAAATAAACGCGCCTTTCAAACCCCAGATGAGCTGCTTTACAAAGATATAAAAAACGCATGGCAATTAAAACCGCACGAGCTAGCAGTATTAAAAGAATTAGCTGTATGGCGTCGTAACAAAGCTATTCGTAAAAATTTAGCCCTTAACTTTGTGCTTAAAGAGCACAACATGACGGAAATTGCTAAACGTGGGCCTTCAAGCTTAAATACGCTGAGACAAATTCCGGGTGTTGAGTCGATGGAAGTAAATCGCTCTGGGGTCGAAATACTAAAGTGTATTGAAAAGGCCAAAGCTCTTGCAGTTGATGAGCATCCGCCTGTGCTCAAACGTTTAATTGATTTTCCGGCTTATAAAAAAGTAGCTAAAGATATTAAACAAAAAATCACGAAAGTGGCAAAAGAGCAGGGTATTCCAGAGGATGTAATGGCCTCTAAAAAGCAAATTAATCAGCTTATTAGTTGGAATTGGAAACTTACCGATGAGCAAAAGGTAAATCATATTAAACCTGATTTACTTAATTCTTGGCGCTACGGTTTTGTTAAAGACGCACTTAAAGAGTGGGATAATTAA
- a CDS encoding RluA family pseudouridine synthase, translating to MLNSPPCFTLFSKPINSIPLPDKFTFPFYYQPHPLSVLAATQLQQQLETHLPYNENDSNKIAANDGKMFGVLVVQNQQQQLGFLAAYSGQLENLNTDIKCVPNVSKMALEEVSYLKESKIINEINAQIHALENASTLNKLTASLSADKYAFDQQLQAQQSVMQANRKARRKARSELAIDNNLTITPEQQASLNELAKQSIEDKKHYQSIKDHWHDKITLQQQALNTLQDEIKQLKKRRKILSKNLQKHVFAQYQFLNAEHEVKDLNAIFAALPEHTPPSGAGDCAAPKLLQYAYLNNLKPVAMAEFWWGSAPKSAIRQHKNYYPSCYSKCQPILSHMLKGLSIEDNPLLVNPAQGKTLPIVYQDDDIVIVNKPSEFLSVPGVNIEDSVYLRIQTQFPHATGPLIVHRLDMSTSGLLVVALNKRAHKALQKQFIARTIDKRYIALVDGIVPEDSGKIELPLRLDFDDKPRQLVCYKNGKPALTTWQVLERKNNITRLQLYPKTGRTHQLRVHCAHHLGLNMPIIGDTHYGKKANRLHLHAEYLALNHPITHKRLTFSVAPDF from the coding sequence ATGCTTAATTCCCCGCCCTGCTTTACATTATTTTCAAAACCAATAAATAGTATCCCCCTTCCAGATAAATTTACGTTTCCGTTTTACTACCAACCTCATCCGCTATCTGTTTTAGCTGCAACGCAATTACAGCAGCAACTTGAAACACATTTACCGTATAACGAAAATGACAGCAACAAAATAGCAGCGAATGATGGCAAAATGTTTGGTGTACTGGTTGTACAAAACCAGCAACAACAGCTTGGCTTTTTAGCGGCGTATTCTGGCCAACTTGAAAATTTAAATACCGATATAAAATGCGTGCCTAATGTATCTAAAATGGCATTGGAAGAGGTGAGTTATTTAAAAGAAAGTAAAATTATTAACGAAATAAATGCGCAAATACATGCCCTAGAAAATGCAAGCACATTGAATAAATTAACAGCGTCATTAAGTGCTGATAAATACGCGTTTGATCAACAGTTACAGGCTCAACAAAGCGTAATGCAAGCAAATAGAAAAGCACGTAGAAAGGCGCGCAGTGAACTTGCAATTGATAACAATCTAACAATAACGCCTGAGCAGCAAGCAAGCTTGAATGAACTGGCAAAACAAAGCATAGAAGATAAAAAACACTATCAAAGCATAAAAGATCACTGGCATGATAAAATAACTCTGCAACAGCAGGCGCTTAATACCCTACAGGACGAAATAAAACAGTTAAAAAAACGCCGTAAGATTTTATCTAAAAACTTACAAAAACACGTGTTTGCACAGTACCAATTTTTAAATGCAGAGCATGAAGTTAAAGATCTCAACGCCATATTTGCAGCATTGCCTGAGCATACACCGCCATCCGGTGCGGGAGATTGCGCGGCACCCAAGCTATTACAATACGCTTATCTTAATAATTTAAAGCCAGTGGCTATGGCTGAGTTTTGGTGGGGAAGCGCACCTAAGTCGGCAATACGTCAACATAAAAACTATTATCCTTCTTGCTACAGTAAGTGCCAACCTATTTTATCGCACATGTTAAAAGGCCTAAGCATAGAAGATAACCCGCTACTCGTTAACCCTGCTCAAGGTAAAACGCTGCCCATAGTCTACCAAGATGATGATATTGTTATTGTAAATAAGCCTAGCGAGTTTTTATCTGTACCAGGTGTCAATATTGAAGATTCTGTATATTTACGTATTCAAACGCAATTTCCGCACGCAACAGGCCCGTTAATTGTACACAGGCTCGATATGTCTACATCAGGCTTATTAGTGGTGGCGCTCAACAAACGCGCCCACAAAGCTTTACAAAAGCAATTTATTGCCCGCACCATTGATAAACGTTACATTGCGCTGGTTGATGGTATTGTGCCCGAAGACAGTGGCAAGATAGAGCTGCCATTGCGGCTTGATTTTGACGATAAACCACGCCAACTCGTGTGTTATAAAAACGGCAAACCTGCACTTACTACATGGCAAGTGCTTGAACGTAAAAACAATATTACACGCCTACAGCTCTACCCTAAAACAGGGCGCACTCACCAGTTAAGGGTACACTGCGCTCACCACTTAGGGCTGAACATGCCTATTATTGGCGACACACATTACGGTAAAAAGGCTAACCGATTACACCTACATGCTGAGTATTTGGCGCTAAATCACCCCATTACACATAAGCGTTTAACGTTTAGCGTAGCGCCCGATTTTTAA
- the minE gene encoding cell division topological specificity factor MinE, protein MSLLDYFRSEKKNSASLAKERLQIIVAHERSQRGTPDYLPQLKQDILDVIRKYVNVNTDAVQVQFDQNEDDLAVLELNVTLPDEEKK, encoded by the coding sequence GTGTCTTTACTTGACTACTTCCGCTCAGAAAAGAAAAATAGCGCGTCATTAGCAAAAGAGCGATTGCAGATCATTGTCGCGCACGAGCGTTCGCAACGTGGAACACCGGATTACTTACCACAATTAAAACAAGACATATTAGATGTGATCCGTAAATACGTGAATGTAAACACGGATGCAGTGCAGGTACAGTTTGATCAAAACGAAGATGATTTAGCGGTACTTGAGCTCAACGTGACATTACCTGACGAAGAAAAAAAGTAG
- the minD gene encoding septum site-determining protein MinD produces MAKVIVVTSGKGGVGKTTSSAAIGTGLALKGYKTVIIDFDIGLRNLDLIMGCERRVVYDFVNVINGEANLNQALIKDKRVEKLFLLPASQTRDKDALTREGVERVLNELKEDFDYIVCDSPAGIEAGAMMAMYFADEAIVTTNPEVSSVRDSDRILGILHSKSKRAEEGLENIKEHLLLTRYNPERVEKGEMLSVEDVKDILSIPLLGVIPESQAVLSASNSGQPVILDGDSDAGQAYADAINRLLGETVDFRFLDVEKKGLFKRIFGG; encoded by the coding sequence ATGGCAAAAGTTATTGTCGTAACGTCAGGTAAAGGCGGTGTTGGTAAAACAACATCAAGTGCTGCAATAGGCACTGGTTTAGCTTTAAAAGGCTATAAAACAGTTATTATCGATTTTGATATTGGTTTACGGAATCTAGATTTAATTATGGGGTGTGAGCGCCGTGTAGTATACGATTTTGTAAACGTAATAAATGGCGAAGCCAACCTAAATCAAGCGCTTATTAAAGATAAACGCGTTGAAAAATTATTTTTACTACCCGCATCACAAACACGCGATAAAGATGCCCTGACTCGTGAAGGCGTTGAACGCGTATTAAACGAACTTAAAGAAGACTTTGACTACATTGTCTGTGATTCACCTGCAGGCATTGAAGCTGGCGCTATGATGGCTATGTACTTTGCTGATGAAGCAATCGTTACTACCAACCCAGAAGTGTCTTCAGTTAGAGATTCTGACAGAATTTTAGGTATTTTACACAGCAAGTCTAAACGTGCTGAAGAAGGCCTAGAAAATATTAAAGAACACCTTTTATTAACACGCTACAACCCTGAGCGAGTTGAAAAAGGTGAAATGTTATCGGTAGAAGATGTTAAAGATATTCTATCTATTCCTTTACTCGGTGTTATTCCTGAGTCGCAAGCGGTGTTAAGTGCCTCTAACTCAGGACAACCAGTAATACTTGATGGTGATTCAGATGCAGGGCAAGCGTACGCTGATGCAATCAATCGCTTACTCGGTGAAACAGTCGATTTTCGCTTCTTAGATGTTGAGAAAAAAGGCTTATTTAAACGGATTTTTGGAGGTTAA
- the minC gene encoding septum site-determining protein MinC — MSEQIFELKGNLFTLSVLHLYSTDIALLAEQLYVKIAQAPRFFEGAPIVVNLEEIKNSSLDFDHLKSLIERMSFNAVGVCNGSDEQHTQAKAAGLSVLNYSQDAKTAPVKQEAPNTSIVEKNVYLPAQVINGTVRSGQQVYAKDRDLIVLGAVSHGAEVIADGNVHIYGTLRGRAIAGAKGIKDACIFCQKLEAELVSIDGNYWISDSLQGEHWGNAVQIQQKNESLEISALVKG, encoded by the coding sequence ATGTCGGAACAAATTTTTGAGCTAAAAGGGAACCTTTTCACACTATCAGTATTGCATCTTTACAGCACTGATATCGCCCTTCTAGCAGAACAGTTGTATGTAAAAATAGCCCAAGCTCCTCGTTTTTTTGAAGGAGCGCCTATTGTTGTTAATTTAGAAGAAATTAAAAACAGCTCACTTGATTTTGACCATTTAAAGTCTCTCATTGAGCGTATGAGCTTTAATGCTGTAGGTGTATGTAACGGCTCAGATGAGCAACACACCCAAGCTAAAGCCGCTGGTCTATCAGTACTAAATTACTCGCAAGATGCTAAAACAGCCCCGGTTAAACAAGAGGCACCTAACACCTCTATTGTTGAAAAAAACGTGTATCTACCCGCACAAGTAATAAATGGCACGGTGCGCTCAGGGCAACAAGTTTATGCAAAAGACAGAGACTTAATTGTACTCGGTGCAGTAAGCCATGGTGCAGAAGTAATAGCCGATGGTAATGTGCATATTTATGGCACCTTACGCGGACGTGCTATTGCAGGTGCAAAAGGGATTAAAGATGCCTGCATTTTTTGTCAAAAGCTTGAAGCCGAATTGGTTTCAATTGATGGCAACTACTGGATCAGCGACTCATTACAAGGTGAGCACTGGGGCAATGCAGTACAAATACAACAAAAAAACGAATCACTAGAAATTTCAGCTTTGGTTAAAGGATAA
- a CDS encoding YcgL domain-containing protein gives MLTAVYKSKKKADTFLFVEKRDDFSKVPEPLLAMFGQPIYVMIINLAKRDHLGGADLETVKEALADPDKGYYLQIPPPEENLLSQLRKENGVDSD, from the coding sequence ATGCTCACTGCGGTATATAAAAGTAAGAAAAAAGCGGATACCTTCTTATTTGTTGAAAAAAGAGATGATTTTAGTAAAGTGCCTGAACCTTTACTGGCAATGTTTGGTCAACCTATTTATGTAATGATCATTAACTTAGCAAAGCGAGATCATTTAGGTGGCGCCGACCTTGAAACTGTAAAAGAAGCTTTAGCCGATCCCGATAAAGGCTACTATTTACAGATTCCACCGCCAGAAGAAAACTTACTTAGCCAATTACGAAAAGAAAACGGAGTTGATAGTGATTAA
- a CDS encoding lytic transglycosylase domain-containing protein, translating into MIKKLAVILCSVCLSGSVVAKTQAEFQTYLSDLKQEAIAKGYDSKLIDDAFATASYKEKVVSADKNQPEVKETLETYLPKRVPQWKIDRARKLYAENKDVLEQVAKEFGVQARFIVALWGLESNFGTIQGGHNVISSLVTLAFDGRREALYKRQLWAALDILKSGHISLDKFKGSWAGAMGQTQFMPTSFNAYAVDYNNDGRKDIWTTKEDAFASIANYLKQEGWNDSLTWGRQVKLPENFDSKYVLKRGTKTRKQWLEYWSDSERSLADWQALGVRKADGSDLPNVDVRAALVMPDDINGRMYLAYDNYKVFMHWNRSYYFATSVGYLSDRIGYPKI; encoded by the coding sequence GTGATTAAAAAGTTAGCCGTAATTTTATGCTCAGTGTGTTTAAGTGGCTCTGTAGTTGCTAAAACGCAGGCCGAATTTCAAACTTATTTAAGTGACTTAAAGCAAGAGGCCATTGCTAAAGGGTACGATAGCAAATTAATTGACGATGCATTTGCGACTGCCTCATACAAAGAAAAAGTTGTATCGGCTGATAAAAATCAGCCAGAGGTTAAAGAAACCCTCGAAACCTACTTACCAAAACGTGTACCACAGTGGAAAATTGACCGTGCACGTAAGCTTTATGCAGAAAATAAAGATGTACTAGAGCAAGTGGCTAAAGAGTTTGGCGTACAAGCACGCTTTATAGTGGCATTATGGGGCCTTGAAAGTAACTTTGGTACAATACAAGGTGGCCATAACGTTATTTCATCTTTGGTAACACTTGCTTTTGATGGTCGTCGCGAGGCACTTTATAAACGCCAGCTTTGGGCAGCATTAGATATTTTAAAATCAGGCCATATAAGCCTTGATAAATTTAAAGGCTCTTGGGCAGGCGCAATGGGGCAAACGCAATTTATGCCTACTTCATTTAATGCCTACGCGGTTGATTACAACAACGATGGCCGTAAAGATATTTGGACCACAAAAGAAGATGCATTTGCATCGATTGCTAATTATTTAAAACAAGAAGGCTGGAATGACTCACTCACTTGGGGTCGCCAAGTTAAGTTACCTGAAAATTTTGACAGCAAATACGTGCTAAAACGTGGCACTAAAACACGTAAGCAATGGTTAGAATACTGGAGTGATTCTGAGCGCTCATTAGCTGATTGGCAAGCACTGGGTGTACGCAAAGCTGATGGCTCAGATTTACCAAATGTAGATGTACGCGCCGCACTAGTTATGCCTGATGATATTAATGGTCGCATGTATTTAGCGTATGATAACTACAAAGTGTTTATGCACTGGAACCGCTCATATTACTTTGCCACCAGCGTGGGCTATTTATCAGATAGAATCGGTTATCCGAAAATATAA
- a CDS encoding GbsR/MarR family transcriptional regulator, translated as MSLSEKNLAFVMHCGEMGSRWGFNRTIGQMCGLLIITKEPMTANEIADALSISRGNVSMGIKELQSWQLIKVHHIPGDRKEYYAPAGEIWDMANRVFEERKKREIDPTLSLLRDNLLDEANNEEERYAQKQMGEIHNLLETVTKWSSELQRLSPEQLNKLMKLGSGIGKVIDLKDKIFKKEHD; from the coding sequence ATGAGTCTATCTGAAAAAAACTTAGCCTTTGTGATGCACTGTGGTGAAATGGGCAGCCGTTGGGGTTTCAATCGTACGATTGGCCAAATGTGCGGCTTACTGATCATCACCAAAGAACCCATGACCGCTAATGAGATTGCCGATGCGCTAAGTATCTCACGCGGTAATGTGAGCATGGGTATTAAAGAGCTGCAATCATGGCAATTAATTAAAGTGCATCATATTCCTGGCGATCGTAAAGAATATTACGCTCCTGCAGGTGAAATTTGGGATATGGCTAATCGCGTATTTGAAGAGCGTAAAAAGCGTGAAATAGACCCTACCCTTAGTTTGTTGCGCGACAACTTGTTAGACGAAGCAAACAATGAAGAAGAGCGCTATGCACAAAAGCAAATGGGCGAAATCCATAATTTACTCGAAACGGTTACTAAGTGGTCTTCAGAGTTACAACGCTTAAGCCCTGAGCAGCTGAATAAGCTAATGAAACTAGGCTCAGGAATTGGAAAGGTTATTGATTTAAAAGATAAAATATTTAAAAAAGAACATGATTAA